The Corynebacterium felinum DNA segment GCCATGTTGGCCACTGCACCCATGAGAAGACCACCGGCGGAACCGCCATTAGCCACGAGCATTTCTGGGGCGGTGATTCCTTCAGCAATGAGCGCGTCAGCCACGTCGATGAAATCGGTGAAGGTATTGCGCTTGCACAGCATTTTGCCGTTGTCGTACCACGCGCGACCCATTTCGCCACCGCCACGCACGTGAGCAAGGGCGAAAATCATGCCACGGTCAAGAAGCGACAGCCGCAACACGGAGAACCCTGGTTCCATGGATGCCTCGTAGGAACCATAGGCGTAGAGCATGGTTGGTTTCGGGCTGCTGGTGTCGAGATCTGCACGGTGCACAATCGACACAGGGATTAACGTCCCATCCTGGGCGCGCACCCACATGCGGCGGGAGGTGTAGTGTTCGCGATCGTAACCGCCCAGTACTTCCTGCTCTTTGAGCAGCGTGAATTCGCCGGTGGCAACCGTGTAGTCGAAGAGTTGGGAGGGGGTGGTGAAGCTGGTGTAGCTAATACGTACCACTGGCGCATCCCACGCGGGGTTGCCACCAACACCGACGGAGTATATTTCTTCGTCGAAGCAGAGTTCTTCAAATGCGCCGAATCCCTCGTCGCCCAAGCGCATCACTGCGGCCCGCCCGATTGCGCCTTCGCGGTAGCCAACAAAGATGAAGTCGCGGTAGCAGTCCACGCCGTCGAGACGCACATCCTCGCGGTGTGGCAGCAGCGGGTTGAGGTCGTCTAAGTTGAGTTCGGCGTCGATAGGCGACCAGCCCATGGCGAAGTTGGGGCCGTGCGCATTGTGGATGACGACCCAGCAGTCTTGGCCGCCAACTTCGGCGTGATCAAGGTCGTATTCCACGCCCTGGGTGCGTGGGAGGATGCAGCGGAACTCGCCTTCCGGATCGGTGGTTTCCAGCATCCATGCTTCAGAGGTGGTGCGCGATCCTACACCGATGATGAGGTATTTTTTGCTGCGCACTCCGCCGATGCCGACGTTGAAGCGCTCGTCGGGTTCGTAGAATACGCGCACGTCCTCGTGTGCTGGGGTGCCTACTTTGTGTCGCCAGACGGAATCGGCGCGCCAGGCATCATCGACGCGGGTATAGAACACGTACTCGTCACCCACCCAGGTGGCACCGTAGTGGATGTTCTCGATGACATCATCGAGCAGCTCGCCGGTTTCTAAGTCTTTGATGCGTAGCGTGAAGCGTTCGTCGCCGGCAACGTCGGTGGAGTAGGCAAGGTAGCGGCCGGAGCGGGTGACGCTGGATGCGCCGAGCTGGAAGTAGTCGTGGCCTTCTGCCAGCGCGTTGAGATCCAGCATGATCTCCTCGCCTTCCACTTCCCCAGTTTCGGGAATAACTGGTGGAACCCACGCATCCTGCCCCTCAGCAACAGGCACGCGGCAGGAAATGCCGTAGCTTTTTCCTTCAATAGTGCGGGAGTAGTACCAGTAGTTTTCCATCCGCTGGGGGATG contains these protein-coding regions:
- a CDS encoding S9 family peptidase yields the protein MSNLVTTQPPIAQKKPITRSFHGYDFVDNYEWLRDKESPETISYLEAENAYTQQQTQQLETLRENIFHEIKSRVKETDMSIPQRMENYWYYSRTIEGKSYGISCRVPVAEGQDAWVPPVIPETGEVEGEEIMLDLNALAEGHDYFQLGASSVTRSGRYLAYSTDVAGDERFTLRIKDLETGELLDDVIENIHYGATWVGDEYVFYTRVDDAWRADSVWRHKVGTPAHEDVRVFYEPDERFNVGIGGVRSKKYLIIGVGSRTTSEAWMLETTDPEGEFRCILPRTQGVEYDLDHAEVGGQDCWVVIHNAHGPNFAMGWSPIDAELNLDDLNPLLPHREDVRLDGVDCYRDFIFVGYREGAIGRAAVMRLGDEGFGAFEELCFDEEIYSVGVGGNPAWDAPVVRISYTSFTTPSQLFDYTVATGEFTLLKEQEVLGGYDREHYTSRRMWVRAQDGTLIPVSIVHRADLDTSSPKPTMLYAYGSYEASMEPGFSVLRLSLLDRGMIFALAHVRGGGEMGRAWYDNGKMLCKRNTFTDFIDVADALIAEGITAPEMLVANGGSAGGLLMGAVANMAPEKFKAIEADVPFVDPLTTILKPELPLTAGEWEEWGNPIDSKEVYEYMASYSPYENVEAKNYPNILATTSLNDTRVYYVEPAKWVAKLRDTATGGQFLLKTEMVAGHGGVSGRYESWRQAAFEYAWLINQATGITE